catgggcagggacacttcccaccatcccaggttgctccaagccccatccaaacctTCACCACTGCCAAGGCTTGGGTCAACCACCTTCAAGGTGATCAAGTGGAACATCTGGGTCATCTCCAAGGggctccttccaacccaaacttcTCCATGAGCTCGACACCTCCCACcatcccaggttgctccaagccccatccaacccttCAGCTGGGGCAACCACAGCGTCCTCGGGCAACTCGGGgccaaagaatttcttcttcgtgtcccctcctcccccccaatAACACCTGAGcgccctcctgcctccctcagAGCGACGTCGGAGGGGACAAAGTCCTGCAGAAGAAGTGGACAACTTTTTTGAAAGCCCAACTGCTGTGTTCCCAACCCGGCCACTTCCCTTTCAACGTCATCCAACACGCCTTCGCCCTGCCCCGACGCGGGGGGGTGGGCGCCGACTTCTACGCCGTCTTCACCTCCCAGTGGTGGGTGCTGCCACCCAAAAGGTGACTccggggggtgctggggacctccccctcccccataGCCACCCCGTTGTCCCCGCAGGCAGGCGGGCAGGGGGGGCAGCTCGGCCGTCTGCACCTACAGCCAGGAGGCTTTGGAGGAGGTTTTTGAGGGCAAGTACAAGGAGCTGAACAAGGAGAGCTCCCGTTGGACGGTCTACGGGGGGCCTGATGTCACCCCCCGGCCTGGGAGTGTGAGTCTtgtccccccctttcctctcttTGGGGAGCTGAATTTCCCAGTGTTATCCCCTTTTTGCCTGTCCCAGTTTCCCTGGTCCGTGGTGacaggggacatggggtgatggggacatggggtgatggggacatgGTGTGACATGGTGAGGGACATAGGaatggggacatggggtgacaggggacagggggtgaTGAGGATGTGGGaatggggacatggggtgatggggacacGGTGTGATATGGACATGGGTGACATGGTGAGGGACACAGGAATGGGGTCATGGGGTAacaggggacatggggtgatggggacatgGTGTGACATGGACATGGGTGACATGGTGAGGGACACAGGAATGGGGGACATGGGGTAACAGGGGACACAGTGTGATGGGGACATGGTGGGAGATGGTGCCCTGGTACCCGCGTGCCTCAGTTTAcctcttttttcctgcagtgctACATGGGGCCTTCCTCTGACAAAGCCCTCACCTTCATGAAGGAGCATTTCCTGATGGATGGCAAGGTGACACCCAGCCAGGGCCACCCTTTGCTGGTGACATCCGACGTCACCTACACCCGCATCGCCGTGGACGACACCCACGGGGTCTCGGGGGCCACCTACCACGTCATGTTCCTGGCCACGGGTGggcttccccttttttttttttttttagggtgtCCACGGGGTTCCCGGCCACCCCGAGGTCCCCTTGACAATGTCCCCTTTGTCACCTCCCAGCTGAGGGTTTCCTGCACAAAGCAGTGGAGCTGCCCGGGGGTCCCCACATCGTGGAGAGCATCCAACTTTTTGGGACACCAGAACCTGTGAAAAATTTGGTGTTGTCCCCAAAAAAGGtaggagatggggggggggctggATACTGGGTTGGGAATTAAATTGGATTAATTAATCTCCTTGTTCATCCCAggtgaagaaaggagagaggttGTTGGGAATTAAAGGGCACAGACTTCATGGAAGAGGAatgagaaatgggaaaaatgaaTCTAcataaatatacaggaaaattgatccccCAATCACTCTCAGGTCacctgggaaagtccaggctggaattctgggagcagttgggagctggaggcaggaacacagggatttaggctggcagggagcaggagcacaggcagaggaagggatggaatcctcccaggatgctgaaggaaacagagagaggggaagaaggggaagcaggaaaaagtgtttgaccctggtgatcccagaaatttatcctgaggatgaggtggatgggatggaatcctctgttgGGTCAAGTCTGGTCATTTATTTTggctgttcctccccaaaggagggttccaggtgggacctttttgctccttctggagggcaaaatgttccccagtgtccctggctctgcGTCCCAGTCTCCAGCTGGAATTCTAAACATGGAATTATCAGTCCTAGGAGCAggcactgagaaacttgctgttcattacAGCAAAAAATCCCTTTTATCCTGCCCCAACCCATCCCAGGatctcccctcctccatctccatctctttTCCCACCCAGGCTGAGGTTATCCCTGACTCCTTCTTCCCacaaaaggggaaaggaaaaatcccTTTTATCCTGACCCAGACCAGGAGAGGGACAAagcagcagcccccacccccttcccaaaaccaccccaaaaaggAGGTGGCtcagtttttgggtttttttttttcttttttcccagctttttttttttttctcagctttttccttttttttttctcccactttaGGGAATCCTCTACGTGGGTTATTCCGGGGGTGTCATCCAAATCCCTTTGGCCAACTGCAGCCTTCACCGGAGTTGTGCCGAATGCATCCTGGCCCGGGATCCCTATTGTGCCTGGAATATCCTGGAaagctcctgccagcccagccgGAGCAGCACGGCCCAGGAGAGGTGAGCAGGGTGGGCAAGGAAAAGATGGGATTTGGCTACCAAGTCCTGGTGGGCAGCACTGGGAGTGAGAGAGTCAGGGAAGGGAAAATCCTGGGGTTCTGGGATTCCTGGgatgaaggggaagggaagggaagggaagggaagggaagggaagggaagggaagggaagggaagggaagggaagggaagggaagggaagggaagggaagggaagggaagggaagggaagggaaggaagaggagaggagagaaggagaagaagaaggagaaggagaagaaggagaagaaggagaagaaggagaagaaggagaaggagaaaaagcaaaaggaggagaaggagaaggggaaggggaaggagaaggggaaggggaaggagaaggagaaggagaaggagaaggagaaggagaaggagaaggagaaggagaaggagaaggagaaggagaaggagaaggttctggggagaccttggagcattttccagtggctgaaggggctccaggaaagctggggagggacttgggacaaggatctggagggatgggaggagagggaatggctttgaactggaagaggggagatggagaggagaaactggggagaaattgtttggggtgagggtgctgagccccaggttgcccccagaagctgtggctggaaTTCCTCCCTGGAATTGTtggaggtttggggggggggatgtgaCACTTTTTGGTCCTCTCCAACCCATTCCATGTCCCCTCAGGTCCCTGTGGCTCCAGGACATCGAGGAGGGCAGCCCGGCCACCACTTGCCAGGGGGTCAGGAGCCCGGCCATGCCTCGGGGTTTTGGGGTTCAGGAGGAGCCCAGCACAGAGAGTTGAGTTTGGGGGGTTCTGACAGGGAGGGaatttttttggggagggggagtgggGGTGTGGGAacctctctccatcccttttctctcctctcccctcagctctcAGCCCTCAGCTCAACTCCGTGGTCCGTCTGCCTTGTCCCCAGACCTCGGCCACGGCCACCTACAGCTGGCAGCACccccccgggggggggggacaccccgGGGACACCCTGGTTCTGCCGGACCGGACCTTGGTCTTCATCATGAAACCCAGAACCGGGGGGACCTACGAGTGCCGGGCCAGCGAGCGGGGCTACAGCTGGCCCGTGGCTCGGTACCGAGTCCTGGAGCCTGACGAGGAGGGGGTCCTTTTGGCCGAggagggggggttggtttttggggtttcaactcccagccccccccaacCTTACAGGACCCCTTTTGTCACCGTCACCGTCCTCCTGGCCCTGACTCTGGCTGGCACGGCcgccctggccctgctgggctACCACGAGCAGGTTCGGGCCCGGAGCAAAGTCAGGGGGTGCAGcaccccccagagccccccgaGTTGTCACCGGGAGAAGGAGCCGCTCAACGGGGGCACCGGGGAGAGCCCcgcacccccagcaccccccgaggaggaggaggaggaggaggaggaggaggaggaggaggaagggtcCCGAGCTTGCTGCCTGCGGGATTCTGGGGACCCCGAGAGGGGGGACAATGGGGTGAAGGTCCCCAAGGGGCACCCAGAGTGAGGGGGAacaggggagggggtgggggaggatgggggggacaagggacatGGGTGATGGGGATGTGGGaatggggacatggggtgacATGGTGGGGGACATGGGAATGGGGTCACGGGGtgatggggacatggggtgacATGGTGAGGGACACAGGAATGGGGTcacagggtgatggggacatggggtgacATGGTGGGGGACATGGGAATGGGGTCACGGGGtgatggggacatggggtgacTTGATAGGGGACACAGGAATGGGGTCACGGGGtgatggggacatggggtgacATGGTGAGGGACATGGGAATGGGGTCACGGGGtgatggggacatggggtgacATGGTGGGGGACACAGGAATGGGGTCACGGGGtgatggggacatggggtgacATGGTGGGGGACACAGGAATGGGGTcacagggtgatggggacatggggtgacATGGTGAGGGACATGGGAATGGGGTCATGGTGTGacaggggacatggggtgacTTGACAGGGGACACAGGAATGGGGGACATTGGGGTGATGGGGACGTGGTTTGGGACATAGGAATGGGGCACATAGAGTGACACGGGACACGCTGTGACACGGGACGTCATGGGACGTGTGACATGGACAGGGGTGACATGGACAGGGGGGACATGGACAGGGGGGACATGGACAGGGGTGACAGGGGACACACGGCCCGAGGTCACTGCCAGCGGGGACAGGAATGTGAAAGTGATTAttggtggggtttgggttgCTTTggccctttttctctttctctttttctttctctttttcttaattttccttttcttcttcgtcttttttgttttttgtttttttcttctttttctttttcttcttttctctttccttttccttttcttttgtcatttttcttttttttcttttttccttttcctttcttctttttctttttctttttcttttttctgttttttcttcttttcctttttctttttcttctttttatctttttctttttcttttttctttttttctttttcttctttttctttttcctctgtctttttttggtttttggttttttcttcttttccttttccttttcccttttcttcttcgtcttttttttttgttttgtttttttcttctttttctttttcttcttttcattttccttttccttttcttttgtcatttttcttttttttcttttttccttttcctttcttctttttctttttcttttttctgttttttctccttttcctttttctttttcttctttttatctttttcttttttctttttttctttttcttctttttctttttcctctttgtctttttttgttttttgtttttttcttcttttccttttcctttgccttttccctttttccctttccctttccttcccatccctATTTTCCCACCAGGTGACTCCAGGGCagttggggggggttgggaggggacaagggggggaCTTGGGGACAGAGAAGGGAGGTGACAggaacccccccacccccctgggGCTTTGAGGGCATcgaggccttttttttttttttttttttctttttttttcctttatttttgttgtggttttttttttttctttttttttctttatttaaaaaaaaaacaaaaaaaaacaaccagctgtaaattttcctcctctttgtacattgttttttttttttttttaattaaaaaccaaaccaaaaaacaggaTTTCTCAGCCAATCTCTCCTTTCATCCCTGAATTCCTCATTCCTGGGGTTTTCcaagtttttcctcttcaagttggggggggtgggaggggaaaattcttctttattcagaggagaagcagggaatggggtgggttggaaaggacctaaAAATTCATCCAATCCCAGTGTCCTGGGATAATAAAGGATATAAAATAATAgggaatatataaaaatatataaaataaaataaataatatagtATAAACAAGGGTATTATAAATATATTCGAAATAATAagcaatataaatataaatattataaatacatatattagatattaaatattaaatattaatattaaatagtATATATGGtataaatattacaaatataataaaattataaatatacacatatagtaaaatattatataaatatacacataataaaatataatataaaacatatatgtaataaatataacaataaaatatattctagaaataaatatatattataaatatatattatatataatttatataatagatataataataaaatatattgtaaataTAGTATAAATGAATAGTGTATAAATATattctaaatattaaaaatatataataaatacaaCAATAAGATATTTTAGAAACATATTCTAAAGATATAGatgtattataaatatataatatatatataaaatatttaataatgtaatataattataaatatacaatatataagaaatataagaaatataataataaaacataagTATATTAGaaatataactttttaaaataaatataaaaataaattctaaatatAACAACAAACCCCATTATAAAGTCAGAAgttccaaataaatatttattaatttattattttaatagaaattattccacttaattttttttttttcaagaaccCCACCCGGAAATATTTGAACACCGGGGGGGGGCCCTCCCTCCATTCCTTTACTTATCCCTTCCCAACATTTCCATCcttcccaaaaaaccccaaaaaaacccaaaaaaccctaaacccgCGCACTCTGCGCGGCCCCTTTAAGGGCCCCTCCCCCACTTCCCGGAAGTTCCCGCCTCCCATTTCcgggagaagggggggagggggagggatcAGTTCCATTCCCAAGATGGCGCCGGGATGCGGGCGTTGATTCCCAgatccccccaccccccgcttcctttttttcctccttttttttcccacttttttccttccttatcccccccccttttttttttttgtttgggtttttttttggtttttttttttggttttttttttgggggttttttgggggatttttccCGGCGCGCTCCATGGAGCGAGAAGGATGCGGGGAGCtgaggtgaggaaaaaaaatggggaaaagatggaaaaagggGAATTTTGGAGGGGGGAGGGATCCGCGGAGAATCCCGAGGGTTGGAGGGGCTCGATCCAaaccccctctttttttttttccttaaattccTTCCTCTGGGATTAaggaatgggaaggaaaagcgaaggggaaaagagggaaaagggagcgGGAAGTGCGGGGGGGGGCGGGAGGTTCCGGAGCTGCGGGATTCGGGGCCTTTTGGGTGACCTTGAGGGGATCCGAGAGTCGGAGCTGGATTTTAGGGAATAAGGAGTTTGGATTTGAGGGAATAAGGGGCTGGATTTGAGGGAAGAGAGGGTTTGGATTTAAGGGAATAAGGGGTGGGATTTTAGGGAATAAGGGGGTTGGATTTAAGGGAAGAGAAGGTTTGGATTTAAGGGAAGAGAAGGTTTGGATTTAAGGGAAAAAGGAGGTTGGATTTAAGGGAAGAGGGAGTTTGGatttgaggggaaaagggggttTGGATTTTAGGGAAGAAGGAGTTTGGATTTAAGGGAAGAGAAGGTTTGGATTTGAGGGAATGAGAGCGTTTGGatttgagggaaaaaaggggtttGGATTTAAGAGAAGAGGGGATTTGGATTTGAGGGAATAAGGGGTGGGATTTAAGGGAAGAGAAGGTTTggatttgaggaaaaaaagggtttgGATTTAAGGGAAGAGGGAGTTTGGATTTGAGGGAAGAGAGGGTTTGGATTTAAGGGAAAAAGGGGTGGGATTTTAGGGAATAAGGGGGTTGGATTTAAGGGAAGAGAAGGTTTGGATTTAAGGGAAGAGAAGGTTTGGATTTAAGGGAAAAAGGAGGTTGGATTTAAGGATTTAAGAGGGAGTTTGGatttgaggggaaaagggggttTGGATTTTAGGGAAGAAGGAGTTTGGATTTAAGGGAAGAGAAGGTTTGGATTTGAGGGAATGAGAGTGTTTGGATTTGAGGGAATAAGGGGCTGGATTTGAGGGAAGAGAGGGTTTGGATTTAAGGGAATAAGGGGTGGGATTTTAGGGAATAAGGGGGTTGGATTTAAGGGAAGAGAAGGTTTGGATTTAAGGGAAAAAGGAGGTTGGATTTAAGGGAAGAGGGAGTTTGGAtctgaggggaaaagggggttTGGATTTTAGGGAAGAAGGAATTTGGATTTAAGGGAAGAGAAGGTTTGGATTTGAGGGAATGAGAGTGTTTggatttgaggggaaaaaaggggtttGGATTTAAGGGAAGAGGGGATTTGGATTTGAGGGAATAAGGGGTGGGATTTAAGGGAAGAGAAGGTTTGgatttaagggaaaaaagggtTTGGATTTAAGGGAATAAGGGGTTTGGAATTAAGGGAagaggggggttggaattaagAGAAGAAGGAATTTGGATTTGAGGGAATAAGGGGCtggatttaaggaaaaaaaagggttggaTTTAAGGGAATAAGGAGTTTGGATTTAAGGGAAGAGGGGATTTggtgctccagcagctcctgttccATCATTTTGTCTCCTTTGAGGCCCTGGAATGTGAATTCCTGGGGTTTCCAGGAACTCTGAGAAGGGGGgaatggatggagggatggatggatggatggatggatggatggatggatggatggatggagggatggatggatgtggGAATGCCAGGGAGAGGTTGAGGTTGAAAATTGGGaataatttctccctggaaaagcTTCTCCCAGAGGTAGAGTCCCAATCCCTGGGAGAATTCCCAAGCCttggagctgtggtgctgctgggagcctCAGTGACCTTGGAAAATGCTTGGATAGTctggaattttttgtttttttcccaagccaCACGATTCCAGGATTCCATCCTGGAATAGTTGGAAGGAGTTCAGTGGTGAAGGGAGCAGAGCTTGAGGAAAAgattgggaaaagaaaaaaaaaaaaaaaaagggatttttttggcCTCCTGCTTTCCCACCGGAAAGgatctccctgggcaaccctCAGGAAGTGCCCAAAAATTCCCAAAATGTCCCCGAAATCATTAATATGCAGGAGCCACCCTGGGCCAGGGCCCCGGGAAGCTCTTCCAGAAAATCCCAGGGAGCTCCCTCTGGAGTTTGTTGGGAGAAACGAGGAGCTGGGAATTCTCTGCTGGGATTTTCAGGCAGAACTTCCAAGATTTTCCGGggtttctgctgctccctggaagTTTCGGGCTCCGAACGGATCCGGGGAGGTTTGGGCTGGGAAGTGCTGGGGGGTGAGGTCCAAAAGGTTCCgtgggctggggggaggttCCTGGAGTCAGGAATGAACTTGGAGTCCTTTGGAGCTTTAGGAATGAGGAATTCCTGACCCTCCAGAACCTCCCAACCCAGAACCTCCCGACCCAGAACCTCCCGACCCAGAACCTCCTGACCCAGAACCTCCTGACCCAGAACCTCCCGACCCAGAACCTCCCAACCCAGAACCTCCCAACCTAGAACCTCCCGACCCAGAACCTACCCCCCAGAACCTCCCCACTCAGAACCTCCCAACCCAGAACCTCCCAACCCAGAACCTCCCAACCTAGAACCTCCCGACCCAGAACCTCCCCCCCAGAACCTCCCGACCCAGAACCTCCCGACCCAGAACCTCCCGACCCAGAACCTCCCGACCCAGAACCTCCCAACCTAGAACCTCCTGACCCAGAACCTCCCCCCCAGAACCTCCCCCCCAGAACCTCCCGACCCAGAACCTCCCGACCCAGAACCTCCTGACCCAGAACCTCCCAACCTAGAACCTCCCCACCCAGAACCTCCCGACCCAGAACCTCCCGACCCAGAACCTCCCGACCCAGAACCTCCCGACCCAGAACCTCCCCCCCAGAACCTCCCGACCCAGAACCTCCCCACCCAGAACCTCCCCACCCAGAACCTCCCAACCCAGAACCTCCCCACCCAGAACCTCCCAACCTAGAACCTCCCGACCCAGAACCTCCCGACCCAGAACCTCCCCCCCAGAACCTCCCGACCCAGAACCTCCCAACCCAGAACCTCCCGACCCAGAACCTCCCGACCCAGAACCTCCCGACCCAGAACCACCCAACCCAGAACCTCCCCCCCAGAACGTCCCCCAGGACCTGTCCAGATTCCAGGTTGGAatttttaatcccttttttattttttttttttttattttttatcccCAGAGCCTTGGCCACCAACAGGGGAGGTTCTGCCTGGTTTTtcacctttcctttcttccctattttttttttcccatcaccCTCCAGCTTCGGGAAGGTTGAGATGgaaatgctgaggaaaaaaaaatttaaaaaaaaaagtttcatttccaGAGGAAAAGTGGAAAACCACCCATGGAATTCTCCCCACCCATGGAATTCTCCCTTCTTTGTGCAGAGCCTGGGATTGAGCAGTGGAATCCCTGGAGCATCAAACCCCTGGAATGAGTGGGAAGAAGCTGCTGTGGTGAAGAATCCCTTTTCCTGGTGATTGGAAGGtaattcctgctgctggagcagggaaaaaaaatcccaaaaaaatcattttgggAAAATTTGGGTCATGGGGAATCCCGAGAGCTCCTGAGGTGGCTCTGGTGACATCAGGAGCTGCCACCATCAACCTGAGGGCACAATCCCAGCTGGATGGGTGCTGTCCTGCAGGAAAACCAGGAATTTGGGGGGATTtgtgctgctcccagggattccctccattttttaattctttttccagACGTTTCTGGCCTGATCCCTGCAAAAAAAGAGGTCGGAGCCTGGATTTGCTGTGGAGTTTTGGGGTTGagtttggagttttttggggCTTCAGCTCCGAGGAGGAGCCACGGAGGACAAAAGGAACATTCCCACCATTGGGAATTTGGGGGGATTTGTGCTGCTCTTAGGGATTccctccatttttattttttttccccagacgTTTCCAGTCCAATCCCTGAAGCAGAGAGGTCGGAGCCTGGATTTGCTGTGGGGTTTTGAGGCTGAATTTGGAGTTTGGGGCTTTCAGCTCTGAGGAGGAGCCACGGAGGACAAAAGGAACATTCCCATCATTGAGTGGGAATACTCAGTGGGAATTCAGGGGGATTTGTGCTGCTCTCAGggactttttttccagatgtttctGGCCTGATCCCTGCAAAAAAAGAGGTCGGAGCCTGGATTTGCTGTGGAGTTTTGGGGCTGAATTTGGAGTTTGGGGCTTTCAGCTCCGAGGAGGAGCCACGGAGGACAAAAGGAACATTCCCACCATTGGGAATTCGGGGGGATTTGTGCTGCTCTTAGGGATTccctctatttttattttttttccccagacgTTTCCAGTCCAATCCCTGAAGCAGAGAGGTCGGAGCCTGGATTTGCTGTGGAATTTTGGGGTTGAATTTGGAGTTTGGGGCTTCCAGCTCTGAGGAGGAGCCACGGAGGACAAAAGGAACATTCCCATCACTGGGAATTTGGGGGGATTTGTGCTGCTCTTAGGGATTCcctccattttttaattttttttccagacgTTTCTGGCCTGATCCCTGCAAAAAAAGAGGTCAGAGCCTGGATTTGCTGTGGAGTTTTGGGGTTGAGTTTGGAGTTTTTTGGAGCTTCAGCTCCGAGGAGGAGCCACGGAGCACAAAAGGAACATTCCCATCATTGGGAATTTGGGGGGATTTGTGCTGCTCTTAGGGATTCcctccatttttattttgtttttccagacgTTTCCAGTCCAATCCCTGAAGCAGAGAGGTCGGAGCCTGGATTTGCTGTGGAGTTTTGGGGTTGAATTTGGAGTTTGGGGCTTTCAGCTCTGAGGAGGAGCCACGGAGCACAAAAGGAACATTCCCATCATTGGGAATTTGGGGGGATTTGTGCTGCTTTTAGGGATTccctctatttttattttttttccccagacgTTTCCAGTCCAATCCCTGAAGTAGAGAGGTCGGAGCCTGGATTTGCTGTGGAGTTTTGGGGCTGAATTTGGAGTTTGGGGCTTTCAGCTCCGAGGAGGAGCCACGGAGGACAAAAGGAACATTCCCATCATTGGGAATTCGGGGGGATTtgtgctgctcccagggattccctccattttttaattttttttccagacgTTTCTGGCCTGATCCCTGCAAAAAAAGAGGTCAGGGCCTGGATTTGCTGTGGAGTTTTGGGGTTGAATTTGGAGTTTGGGGCTTCCAGCTCTGAGGAGGAGCCACAGAGGACAAAAGGAACATTCCCATCATTGGGAATTCGGGGGGATTTGTGCTGCTCTTAGGGATTccctccatttttattttttttccccagacgTTTCCAGTCCAATCCCTGAAGCAGAGAGGTCGGAGCCTGGATTTGCTGTGGAGTTTTGAGGCTGAATTTGGAGTTTGGGGCTTTCAGCTCTGAGGAGGAGCCACGGAGGACAAAAGGAACATTCCCATCATTGGGAATTTGGGGGGATTTGTGCTGCTCTTAGGGATTccctccatttttattttttttccccagacgTTTCCAGTCCAATCCCTGAAGCAGAGAGGTCGGAGCCTGGATTTGCTGTGGAGTTTTGAGGCTGAATTTGGAGTTTGGGGCTTCCAGCTCCGAGGAGGAGCCATGGAGGACAAAAGGAACATTCCCATCATCGAGTGGGAACACCTGGACAAAAGGAAATTCTACCTTTTAGGGATTTGCATGACCATGATGATCCGGGTCAGCGTTTACCCTTTCACCCTCATCCGGACCAGGCTGCAAGTCCAGAAGGGCAAAAGTTTGTACAATGGGACTTTTGATGCTTTTGTCAAAATCCTGAGGACAGAAGGGGCCGCCGGGCTCTACAGGGGGTTTTTGGTCAACACTTTCACCCTAATTTCTGGCCAGTGCTACGTCACCACCTACGAGCTGACCCGGAAGTACGTGGCCAGGTACAACAACAACAACGCGGTCAAGTCCCTGGTGGCTGGTGGCTCGGCCTCCCTGGTGGCCCAGAGCATCACCGTGCCCATCGATGTCGTCTCCCAGCACCTGATGatgcagaggaaaggggaaagcaTGGGGAGGTTCAAGGTCCAGAACCCCAGTGGCAAAAGGTTCTTGGTCTTTGGCCAAACCAAGGACATCATCGTCCAGATTTTCCAGGCCGATGGCTTCAGAGGCTTCTACAGGGGCTACGTGGCCTCCCTCCTCACTTACATCCCCAACAGTGCTGTCTGGTGGCCCTTTTACCACTTTTATGCTGGTAAGTGAcccaaaaaatgtcattttttttcttctttgcctcagcCCAGGGGACCAAGAAGCTTGGTGGCCCTTTTACCACTTTTTTATGCTGGttaagtgacaaaaaaaatggtgtttgCCCTATCC
Above is a genomic segment from Heliangelus exortis unplaced genomic scaffold, bHelExo1.hap1 Scaffold_88, whole genome shotgun sequence containing:
- the SEMA4A gene encoding semaphorin-4A — translated: MPAAALRLLCGVVVPVLILCPDPLPRISFPTGDPRRTLTHFSQANVTHYDVFLLHEGEEELYVGARDRVLSLAVTTPGTILPKASITWGPTAEKKHECAFKKKSQETECFNFIRVLVALNQTHLYVCGTYAFSPACTYIHLENFTLVSSSRTQPFLDGKGQCPFDPQHTYTALLVDGELYAGTMNNFQGNEPIISRSLGTRTLLKTDAFLRWLSADAAFVASFSIPGDDKVYFFFEETANEFDFFERLLVPRVARVCKSDVGGDKVLQKKWTTFLKAQLLCSQPGHFPFNVIQHAFALPRRGGVGADFYAVFTSQWQAGRGGSSAVCTYSQEALEEVFEGKYKELNKESSRWTVYGGPDVTPRPGSCYMGPSSDKALTFMKEHFLMDGKVTPSQGHPLLVTSDVTYTRIAVDDTHGVSGATYHVMFLATAEGFLHKAVELPGGPHIVESIQLFGTPEPVKNLVLSPKKGILYVGYSGGVIQIPLANCSLHRSCAECILARDPYCAWNILESSCQPSRSSTAQERSLWLQDIEEGSPATTCQGVRSPAMPRGFGVQEEPSTETLSPQLNSVVRLPCPQTSATATYSWQHPPGGGGHPGDTLVLPDRTLVFIMKPRTGGTYECRASERGYSWPVARYRVLEPDEEGVLLAEEGGLVFGVSTPSPPQPYRTPFVTVTVLLALTLAGTAALALLGYHEQVRARSKVRGCSTPQSPPSCHREKEPLNGGTGESPAPPAPPEEEEEEEEEEEEEEGSRACCLRDSGDPERGDNGVKVPKGHPE
- the SLC25A44 gene encoding LOW QUALITY PROTEIN: solute carrier family 25 member 44 (The sequence of the model RefSeq protein was modified relative to this genomic sequence to represent the inferred CDS: deleted 1 base in 1 codon) translates to MEDKRNIPIIEWEHLDKRKFYLLGICMTMMIRVSVYPFTLIRTRLQVQKGKSLYNGTFDAFVKILRTEGAAGLYRGFLVNTFTLISGQCYVTTYELTRKYVARYNNNNAVKSLVAGGSASLVAQSITVPIDVVSQHLMMQRKGESMGRFKVQNPSGKRFLVFGQTKDIIVQIFQADGFRGFYRGYVASLLTYIPNSAVWWPFYHFYAEQLSSLTPKDCPHLLLQAISGPLAAATASTLTNPMDVIRARVQVGGRSSLVQTLRELLAEEGPWGLTKGLSARIISATPSTIVIVVGYETLKKLSLRPELVDSRHW